The following coding sequences are from one Diadema setosum chromosome 9, eeDiaSeto1, whole genome shotgun sequence window:
- the LOC140233322 gene encoding uncharacterized protein, giving the protein MCSLLGIKKTRTTPYNPKSDGLIERFNRTLVTMVPMMIEPKRRQRDWDSKLSLALFAYRSAPQESTGETPSMMMLGREVRLLLDLTTVTSQQEIHINTPLESDYAETLRERIRFAHERARLNHKENATLQKDTYDRTAERANLEVGQFEWYFNPARTKGLTPKLQRKWHGPFLITHKLSEVTFRIQKDRNGKKMVVHADKLKPYHGETIPSWLKPSAGHTDGVEDLGMGSSSPLRSIRPEREESADWVESGEGHEPVQDTPKAASTPRNGHTLNQSPAPSLQTPLRRNPPRIRKIPQRYPL; this is encoded by the coding sequence ATGTGCAGCCTGCTGGGTATTAAGAAGACACGCACTACCCCTTACAACCCCAAATCGGACGGACTCATTGAGAGGTTCAACCGCACCCTTGTCACTATGGTACCCATGATGATCGAACCGAAGCGGCGACAGCGAGACTGGGATTCCAAACTTTCCCTTGCCCTTTTTGCATACCGCTCTGCACCTCAGGAATCCACTGGTGAGACACCAAGCATGATGATGCTTGGGCGAGAAGTTCGCTTACTCCTTGACCTAACCACAGTGACCTCGCAGCAAGAGATACACATCAACACTCCACTGGAATCCGATTATGCGGAGACACTTCGGGAACGCATAAGGTTCGCTCATGAGCGAGCACGGTTGAACCACAAAGAGAATGCCACACTTCAGAAAGACACATATGACAGGACGGCTGAGCGAGCTAACCTTGAGGTCGGTCAGTTCGAATGGTACTTCAACCCGGCCAGAACAAAGGGCCTTACACCaaaactgcaaagaaaatgGCACGGACCATTCCTCATCACACATAAGCTCTCTGAGGTGACCTTCCGAATCCAGAAGGATCGGAACGGTAAAAAGATGGTAGTCCATGCAGACAAACTGAAGCCATACCACGGAGAGACCATCCCCTCTTGGTTGAAACCCTCAGCCGGACATACAGACGGTGTGGAGGATCTTGGAATGGGTAGCAGCTCTCCACTTCGATCTATCAGACCAGAAAGGGAGGAAAGTGCAGATTGGGTGGAGTCCGGGGAAGGCCACGAGCCAGTACAGGACACCCCAAAAGCAGCAAGTACCCCAAGAAACGGCCACACATTGAACCAATCCCCTGCCCCATCTTTGCAAACACCTCTTCGGAGAAACCCCCCAAGAATAAGGAAAATACCTCAACGCTACCCGTTGTGA